A genomic stretch from Acinonyx jubatus isolate Ajub_Pintada_27869175 chromosome E2, VMU_Ajub_asm_v1.0, whole genome shotgun sequence includes:
- the TGFB1 gene encoding transforming growth factor beta-1 proprotein isoform X1, producing MPPSGLRLLPLLLPLLWLLVLTPGRPAAGLSTCKTIDMELVKRKRIEAIRGQILSKLRLASPPSQGEVPPGPLPEAVLALYNSTRDRVAGESAEPEPEPEADYYAKEVTRVLMVENTNKIYEKVQRTPHSIYMLFNTSELREAVPEPVLLSRAELRLLRLKLKAEQHVELYQKYSNNSWRYLSNRLLAPSDTPEWLSFDVTGVVRQWLSHGGEVEGFRLSAHCSCDSKDNTLQVDINAGFSSSRRGDLATIHGMNRPFLLLMATPLERAQHLHSSRHRRALDTNYCFSSTEKNCCVRQLYIDFRKDLGWKWIHEPKGYHANFCLGPCPYIWSLDTQYSKVLALYNQHNPGASAAPCCVPQALEPLPIVYYVGRKPKVEQLSNMIVRSCKCS from the exons ATGCCGCCCTCCGGGTTGcggctgctgccgctgctgctgccgctgctgtgGCTACTAGTGCTGACGCCTGGCCGGCCGGCCGCCGGACTGTCCACCTGCAAGACCATCGACATGGAACTGGTGAAGCGGAAGCGCATCGAGGCCATCCGCGGCCAGATCCTGTCCAAGCTGCGGCTCGCCAGCCCCCCGAGCCAGGGGGAGGTGCCGCCCGGCCCGCTGCCCGAGGCTGTGCTGGCCCTTTACAACAGTACCCGCGACCGGGTGGCGGGGGAGAGCGCCGAGCCGGAGCCCGAGCCTGAGGCGGACTACTACGCCAAGGAGGTCACCCGCGTGCTAATGGTGGAAAACACCAACA AAATCTATGAGAAAGTCCAGCGTACCCCGCACAGCATATATATGCTCTTTAACACGTCGGAGCTCCGAGAAGCAGTGCCCGAGCCCGTCTTGCTCTCCCGGGCAGAGTTGCGCCTGCTGAGGCTCAAGTTAAAAGCGGAGCAGCACGTGGAACTGTACCAG AAATACAGCAATAATTCCTGGCGCTACCTCAGCAACCGGCTGCTGGCGCCCAGTGACACGCCGGAATGGCTGTCCTTTGATGTCACTGGAGTGGTGCGGCAGTGGCTGAGCCATGGAG GGGAAGTAGAGGGCTTTCGCCTCAGTGCCCACTGTTCCTGTGACAGCAAAGATAACACACTGCAAGTGGACATCAACG CAGGGTTCAGTTCCAGCCGCCGAGGTGACCTGGCCACCATTCATGGCATGAACCGGCCTTTTCTGCTCCTCATGGCCACCCCGCTGGAGAGGGCCCAGCACCTGCACAGCTCGCGGCACCGCCGAGCCCTGGACACCAACTACTGCTTCAG CTCCACGGAGAAGAACTGCTGCGTGCGGCAGCTCTATATCGACTTCCGCAAGGATCTGGGCTGGAAGTGGATCCACGAGCCCAAGGGCTACCACGCCAACTTCTGCCTAGGGCCCTGTCCCTACATCTGGAGCCTGGACACGCAGTACAGCAAG GTCCTGGCCCTGTACAACCAGCACAACCCGGGCGCGTCGGCGGCTCCCTGCTGCGTGCCGCAGGCGCTGGAGCCCCTGCCCATCGTGTACTACGTGGGCCGCAAGCCCAAGGTGGAGCAGCTGTCCAACATGATCGTGCGCTCCTGCAAGTGCAGctga
- the TGFB1 gene encoding transforming growth factor beta-1 proprotein isoform X2, whose protein sequence is MPPSGLRLLPLLLPLLWLLVLTPGRPAAGLSTCKTIDMELVKRKRIEAIRGQILSKLRLASPPSQGEVPPGPLPEAVLALYNSTRDRVAGESAEPEPEPEADYYAKEVTRVLMVENTNKIYEKVQRTPHSIYMLFNTSELREAVPEPVLLSRAELRLLRLKLKAEQHVELYQKYSNNSWRYLSNRLLAPSDTPEWLSFDVTGVVRQWLSHGGEVEGFRLSAHCSCDSKDNTLQVDINGFSSSRRGDLATIHGMNRPFLLLMATPLERAQHLHSSRHRRALDTNYCFSSTEKNCCVRQLYIDFRKDLGWKWIHEPKGYHANFCLGPCPYIWSLDTQYSKVLALYNQHNPGASAAPCCVPQALEPLPIVYYVGRKPKVEQLSNMIVRSCKCS, encoded by the exons ATGCCGCCCTCCGGGTTGcggctgctgccgctgctgctgccgctgctgtgGCTACTAGTGCTGACGCCTGGCCGGCCGGCCGCCGGACTGTCCACCTGCAAGACCATCGACATGGAACTGGTGAAGCGGAAGCGCATCGAGGCCATCCGCGGCCAGATCCTGTCCAAGCTGCGGCTCGCCAGCCCCCCGAGCCAGGGGGAGGTGCCGCCCGGCCCGCTGCCCGAGGCTGTGCTGGCCCTTTACAACAGTACCCGCGACCGGGTGGCGGGGGAGAGCGCCGAGCCGGAGCCCGAGCCTGAGGCGGACTACTACGCCAAGGAGGTCACCCGCGTGCTAATGGTGGAAAACACCAACA AAATCTATGAGAAAGTCCAGCGTACCCCGCACAGCATATATATGCTCTTTAACACGTCGGAGCTCCGAGAAGCAGTGCCCGAGCCCGTCTTGCTCTCCCGGGCAGAGTTGCGCCTGCTGAGGCTCAAGTTAAAAGCGGAGCAGCACGTGGAACTGTACCAG AAATACAGCAATAATTCCTGGCGCTACCTCAGCAACCGGCTGCTGGCGCCCAGTGACACGCCGGAATGGCTGTCCTTTGATGTCACTGGAGTGGTGCGGCAGTGGCTGAGCCATGGAG GGGAAGTAGAGGGCTTTCGCCTCAGTGCCCACTGTTCCTGTGACAGCAAAGATAACACACTGCAAGTGGACATCAACG GGTTCAGTTCCAGCCGCCGAGGTGACCTGGCCACCATTCATGGCATGAACCGGCCTTTTCTGCTCCTCATGGCCACCCCGCTGGAGAGGGCCCAGCACCTGCACAGCTCGCGGCACCGCCGAGCCCTGGACACCAACTACTGCTTCAG CTCCACGGAGAAGAACTGCTGCGTGCGGCAGCTCTATATCGACTTCCGCAAGGATCTGGGCTGGAAGTGGATCCACGAGCCCAAGGGCTACCACGCCAACTTCTGCCTAGGGCCCTGTCCCTACATCTGGAGCCTGGACACGCAGTACAGCAAG GTCCTGGCCCTGTACAACCAGCACAACCCGGGCGCGTCGGCGGCTCCCTGCTGCGTGCCGCAGGCGCTGGAGCCCCTGCCCATCGTGTACTACGTGGGCCGCAAGCCCAAGGTGGAGCAGCTGTCCAACATGATCGTGCGCTCCTGCAAGTGCAGctga
- the B9D2 gene encoding B9 domain-containing protein 2 yields MAEVHVIGQIMGATGFSESSLFCKWGIHTGAAWKLLSGVREGQTQVDTPQVGDMAYWSHPIDLHFATKGLQGWPRLHLQVWSQDSFGRCQLAGYGFCHVPSSPGTHQLDCPTWRPLGSWREQLARAFVGGGPQLLHGDAIYSGADRYRLHTAAGGTVHLELGLLLRHFDRYGVEC; encoded by the exons ATGGCTGAGGTGCACGTGATCGGGCAGATCATGGGGGCCACCGGGTTCTCGGAAAGTAGCCTCTTCTGCAAGTGGGGCATCCACACAG GGGCAGCGTGGAAGCTCCTGTCGGGCGTACGGGAGGGCCAAACACAGGTGGACACCCCCCAAGTAGGGGACATGGCCTACTGGTCCCACCCCATCGACCTGCACTTCGCCACCAAAGGCCTCCAAG GCTGGCCCCGACTCCATCTCCAGGTGTGGTCGCAGGACAGCTTCGGCCGCTGCCAGCTCGCAGGCTACGGCTTTTGCCACGTGCCCAGCAGTCCGGGCACCCACCAGCTGGACTGCCCCACATGGCGGCCCCTGGGCAGCTGGCGGGAGCAGCTGGCACGGGCCTTTGTGGGTGGCGGCCCTCAGCTGCTGCACGGGGACGCCATCTACAGTGGGGCCGACCGCTATCGCCTGCACACGGCCGCCGGTGGCACTGTGCACCTTGAGCTGGGCCTGCTGCTGCGCCACTTCGACCGCTATGGTGTGGAATGCTGA
- the TMEM91 gene encoding transmembrane protein 91 isoform X1: MLPASSNALSQPGPQIRLEPGPKGNLPQDVANNTAMKRYKYFFKTLLSVLRGYVHRSRNAGSSENPSQSLSPVMDSPSLRELQQPLLAGVGCGPPIQKPGEPQLGPPFGETAFAESLKGWQLLPPPLPTVSAGLGEPGPPDLEDASSSDSDSDWDGSSLLSPLLPHDHLGLAVFSMLCCFWPVGIAAFCLAQKTNKAWAKGDVQGAGAASRRAFLLGVLAVGLGVCTYAAALVTLAAYLASREPP; encoded by the exons ATGCTGCCTGCCTCCTCGAACGCTCTCTCCCAGCCAGGACCACAAATCAGACTTGAGCCAGGACCAAAGGGGAATCTCCCTCAAG ATGTGGcgaataacactgctatgaagCGTTACAAATActtcttcaagaccctgctttcagttcttcgGGGGTACGTACACAGGAGTAGAAATGCTGGCTCctctg AAAACCCTTCCCAGAGCCTCTCCCCAGTCATGGACAGCCCCAGTCTTCGAGAGCTTCAACAGCCTCTGCTGGCAGGTGTGGGCTGTGGGCCCCCCATCCAGAAGCCTGGTGAGCCCCAGCTGGGGCCTCCCTTTGGAGAGACAGCCTTTGCAGAGTCCCTGAAGGGTTGGCAGCTCCTCCCACCACCTCTTCCCACTGTGAGCGCTGGCCTTGGGGAGCCAGGGCCCCCTGACCTTGAG GATGCATCATCCAGTGACAGCGACTCGGACTGGGATGGGAGCAGCCTTCTCTCCCCGCTCCTACCCCACGACCACCTTGGCTTGGCCGTCTTCTCCATGCTCTGCTGTTTCTGGCCTGTGGGCATCGCTGCCTTCTGCCTGGCCCAGAAG ACCAACAAGGCTTGGGCCAAGGGGGACGTCCAGGGGGCAGGGGCTGCCTCCCGCCGCGCCTTCCTGCTGGGGGTCCTCGCCGTCGGGCTGGGCGTGTGCACATATGCGGCCGCCCTGGTGACCCTGGCCGCCTACCTGGCCTCCCGAGAGCCGCCCTAG
- the TMEM91 gene encoding transmembrane protein 91 isoform X2: MKRYKYFFKTLLSVLRGYVHRSRNAGSSENPSQSLSPVMDSPSLRELQQPLLAGVGCGPPIQKPGEPQLGPPFGETAFAESLKGWQLLPPPLPTVSAGLGEPGPPDLEDASSSDSDSDWDGSSLLSPLLPHDHLGLAVFSMLCCFWPVGIAAFCLAQKTNKAWAKGDVQGAGAASRRAFLLGVLAVGLGVCTYAAALVTLAAYLASREPP, encoded by the exons atgaagCGTTACAAATActtcttcaagaccctgctttcagttcttcgGGGGTACGTACACAGGAGTAGAAATGCTGGCTCctctg AAAACCCTTCCCAGAGCCTCTCCCCAGTCATGGACAGCCCCAGTCTTCGAGAGCTTCAACAGCCTCTGCTGGCAGGTGTGGGCTGTGGGCCCCCCATCCAGAAGCCTGGTGAGCCCCAGCTGGGGCCTCCCTTTGGAGAGACAGCCTTTGCAGAGTCCCTGAAGGGTTGGCAGCTCCTCCCACCACCTCTTCCCACTGTGAGCGCTGGCCTTGGGGAGCCAGGGCCCCCTGACCTTGAG GATGCATCATCCAGTGACAGCGACTCGGACTGGGATGGGAGCAGCCTTCTCTCCCCGCTCCTACCCCACGACCACCTTGGCTTGGCCGTCTTCTCCATGCTCTGCTGTTTCTGGCCTGTGGGCATCGCTGCCTTCTGCCTGGCCCAGAAG ACCAACAAGGCTTGGGCCAAGGGGGACGTCCAGGGGGCAGGGGCTGCCTCCCGCCGCGCCTTCCTGCTGGGGGTCCTCGCCGTCGGGCTGGGCGTGTGCACATATGCGGCCGCCCTGGTGACCCTGGCCGCCTACCTGGCCTCCCGAGAGCCGCCCTAG
- the TMEM91 gene encoding transmembrane protein 91 isoform X3 yields the protein MAVGENPSQSLSPVMDSPSLRELQQPLLAGVGCGPPIQKPGEPQLGPPFGETAFAESLKGWQLLPPPLPTVSAGLGEPGPPDLEDASSSDSDSDWDGSSLLSPLLPHDHLGLAVFSMLCCFWPVGIAAFCLAQKTNKAWAKGDVQGAGAASRRAFLLGVLAVGLGVCTYAAALVTLAAYLASREPP from the exons ATGGCCGTGGGCG AAAACCCTTCCCAGAGCCTCTCCCCAGTCATGGACAGCCCCAGTCTTCGAGAGCTTCAACAGCCTCTGCTGGCAGGTGTGGGCTGTGGGCCCCCCATCCAGAAGCCTGGTGAGCCCCAGCTGGGGCCTCCCTTTGGAGAGACAGCCTTTGCAGAGTCCCTGAAGGGTTGGCAGCTCCTCCCACCACCTCTTCCCACTGTGAGCGCTGGCCTTGGGGAGCCAGGGCCCCCTGACCTTGAG GATGCATCATCCAGTGACAGCGACTCGGACTGGGATGGGAGCAGCCTTCTCTCCCCGCTCCTACCCCACGACCACCTTGGCTTGGCCGTCTTCTCCATGCTCTGCTGTTTCTGGCCTGTGGGCATCGCTGCCTTCTGCCTGGCCCAGAAG ACCAACAAGGCTTGGGCCAAGGGGGACGTCCAGGGGGCAGGGGCTGCCTCCCGCCGCGCCTTCCTGCTGGGGGTCCTCGCCGTCGGGCTGGGCGTGTGCACATATGCGGCCGCCCTGGTGACCCTGGCCGCCTACCTGGCCTCCCGAGAGCCGCCCTAG
- the TMEM91 gene encoding transmembrane protein 91 isoform X4 — translation MDSPSLRELQQPLLAGVGCGPPIQKPGEPQLGPPFGETAFAESLKGWQLLPPPLPTVSAGLGEPGPPDLEDASSSDSDSDWDGSSLLSPLLPHDHLGLAVFSMLCCFWPVGIAAFCLAQKTNKAWAKGDVQGAGAASRRAFLLGVLAVGLGVCTYAAALVTLAAYLASREPP, via the exons ATGGACAGCCCCAGTCTTCGAGAGCTTCAACAGCCTCTGCTGGCAGGTGTGGGCTGTGGGCCCCCCATCCAGAAGCCTGGTGAGCCCCAGCTGGGGCCTCCCTTTGGAGAGACAGCCTTTGCAGAGTCCCTGAAGGGTTGGCAGCTCCTCCCACCACCTCTTCCCACTGTGAGCGCTGGCCTTGGGGAGCCAGGGCCCCCTGACCTTGAG GATGCATCATCCAGTGACAGCGACTCGGACTGGGATGGGAGCAGCCTTCTCTCCCCGCTCCTACCCCACGACCACCTTGGCTTGGCCGTCTTCTCCATGCTCTGCTGTTTCTGGCCTGTGGGCATCGCTGCCTTCTGCCTGGCCCAGAAG ACCAACAAGGCTTGGGCCAAGGGGGACGTCCAGGGGGCAGGGGCTGCCTCCCGCCGCGCCTTCCTGCTGGGGGTCCTCGCCGTCGGGCTGGGCGTGTGCACATATGCGGCCGCCCTGGTGACCCTGGCCGCCTACCTGGCCTCCCGAGAGCCGCCCTAG